In Silene latifolia isolate original U9 population chromosome 3, ASM4854445v1, whole genome shotgun sequence, a single window of DNA contains:
- the LOC141648517 gene encoding uncharacterized protein LOC141648517: MDMETPLKYVDRDVPQLPLELISKIYTYLPKDHILRVGKYVSTALRKELSSYHFASAFINNNPNLSKNVLLFDNDTVFSLLGVDYPPTSQVAYRTRVTVPSPISDLLNDDDDDDDDDEECMHEYDDDDVQLHFHGSTCGLICLTIDKKRERSGYFIWNPTIGKCCELPRFSDSNSQVFGIGHSGDGNIEIVCITGAGLVGFPIVINCLNLSNRQWETIQTDALFMGTNPSYVGVAGDVLLWEYLCENENENENAEFINGYNFHTRSIIAIQKPSLLPPTLELKRLILQKWELKRHYFVRFYVAGDCLWALGEDRYQGFNFLRRYDVGGGAIDWESALDGFEIPSGMVNAVIGSSADFTRLLFLNNEEHLLVFHTARQGVDYPITFVDSPDPNGVNLPAESVSQTAEFLNLKSIEFEQTLFFPEVPRTAVPKDPEGSTSTSSAV, encoded by the exons ATGGATATGGAAACTCCCTTAAAATATGTTGATAGAGATGTTCCACAACTTCCTCTAGAACTTATATCAAAAATTTATACTTATCTTCCAAAAGATCATATTCTCCGCGTCGGAAAATATGTATCAACAGCATTAAGAAAGGAATTATCGAGTTACCATTTTGCATCAGCTTTTATAAACAACAACCCCAACCTCTCCAAAAATGTTCTGCTTTTTGATAATGACACTGTCTTCTCCCTCCTCGGTGTTGATTACCCTCCCACTTCCCAAGTCGCATACCGGACACGTGTTACAGTTCCGTCCCCGATCAGCGATCTTctaaatgatgatgatgatgatgatgatgatgatgaagaatgtATGCATgagtatgatgatgatgatgttcaACTTCATTTTCATGGTTCAACATGCGGTCTAATATGTCTTACAATCGACAAAAAAAGGGAGAGAAGCGGTTATTTCATATGGAACCCTACAATAGGTAAATGCTGTGAATTACCAAGGTTTTCTGATTCTAATAGTCAAGTATTTGGTATAGGACACTCTGGAGATGGTAACATAGAAATTGTTTGTATTACTGGTGCTGGTCTTGTTGGGTTTCCGATTGTTATAAACTGTCTAAACCTTAGTAACCGCCAATGGGAAACGATCCAAACTGATGCTTTGTTTATGGGTACAAACCCTTCATATGTGGGTGTTGCTGGGGATGTTTTATTGTGGGAGTATCTCtgtgaaaatgaaaatgaaaatgaaaatgccGAGTTTATAAATGGGTATAACTTTCATACAAGGTCTATAATCGCGATACAAAAACCCAGTCTTTTGCCTCCCACTTTAGAATTAAAACGATTGATACTACAAAAATGGGAACTGAAACGACATTACTTTGTTCGCTTCTACGTTGCTGGAGATTGTCTCTGGGCACTTGGGGAGGACAGGTATCAAGGTTTTAATTTTCTTAGGAGATACGACGTGGGAGGTGGTGCTATTGATTGGGAGTCTGCCCTCGATGGATTTGAGATCCCGTCTGGTATGGTAAATGCAGTAATTGGATCCAGTGCCGATTTTACAAGACTCCTTTTCCTTAATAATGAAGAACATCTCCTTGTGTTTCATACCGCTCGACAAGGGGTTGACTATCCGATTACCTTTGTTGACTCACCTGACCCGAATGGTGTCAATTTGCCTGCTGAATCTGTGAGTCAAACTGCTGAGTTTTTGAACCTCAAATCTATCGAGTTTGAGCAGACTCTCTTTTTCCCTG AGGTCCCTAGAACTGCCGTACCAAAGGATCCAGAGGGTTCAACTTCAACTTCTTCTGCAGTATAA
- the LOC141648508 gene encoding F-box/FBD/LRR-repeat protein At4g00160-like, with protein sequence MVQHDFKRAATENNFPKINIINNDILCYILTFLPLNEAVRTSILARRWRNLWKFNPNLIVEYRDHKRMQELPNSDTIISNLLDSHKTKLKCCQIYHSASDVNKLRVLQWIKRLKESHHVQDLALQSDRVFRYDYWMFGTPVFGKQLSAPSKLFGSQTLQVLKLSQYILRDGSAFEGCVNLTTLKLQDVKLFSSTTIAEIISNCPRLTSLSLINCVESKTSTWKDLRLCSDKLEYLELRQGNRIYNLYIDAVRLHTLVLEFQMTVWDSHINTPLLATFRLVDGCGSRFLSFPIGFQTAKRCNFTHKGLENVRYLSVVLGVSYQSDTELLCRIFQVCLHLKELHIINYERRQVLGGPVPQENIRENDEPLLFWDDDKIEGKVSINLRALEVSMFRADRLEMEFVRYVMSYADLESLVIHYDKSCSIQVVDAANQILLSHPRASGTAAISLRLNYLENMIIQPSRYNC encoded by the exons ATGGTTCAACATGATTTCAAACGAGCTGCCACTGAAAATAACTTTCCAAAAATCAATATCATTAATAATGACATATTATGCTATATATTAACTTTTTTGCCTTTGAACGAGGCAGTAAGAACAAGTATTTTAGCAAGAAGGTGGAGAAACCTGTGGAAGTTTAATCCCAACCTTATCGTTGAATATCGTGATCACAAACGGATGCAAGAATTGCCAAATAGTGATACAATTATATCCAATCTTTTAGATTCCCACAAAACAAAGTTAAAATGTTGCCAGATATACCACAGCGCAAGTGATGTCAATAAACTACGGGTGCTCCAGTGGATTAAACGTCTCAAAGAGTCGCACCATGTCCAAGATCTCGCTCTCCAAAGTGACCGT GTTTTCAGGTACGATTACTGGATGTTTGGCACACCTGTTTTTGGCAAGCAGTTGTCTGCTCCATCAAAATTATTTGGGAGTCAGACCTTGCAAGTTTTAAAGCTTAGCCAGTATATTTTAAGGGATGGATCGGCATTTGAAGGATGTGTAAATCTCACTACTCTTAAATTACAAGATGTGAAGCTCTTTTCTAGTACGACTATTGCGGAGATCATTTCGAACTGTCCTCGATTAACAAGTTTGAGTCTTATAAATTGTGTTGAGTCCAAAACATCGACATGGAAGGACTTGAGATTGTGTTCTGATAAGCTCGAATATTTAGAGCTGCGCCAAGGTAACCGTATTTATAACCTGTATATCGATGCAGTTAGGCTTCACACTCTTGTACTCGAATTTCAAATGACTGTGTGGGACAGTCATATCAACACTCCCCTACTTGCTACTTTTCGTCTTGTTGACGGTTGTGGATCAAGGTTTTTGAGTTTTCCTATCGGATTTCAG ACTGCCAAGAGATGTAACTTTACACACAAAGGACTGGAAAATGTACGCTACTTATCAGTAGTTTTGGGTGTAAGCTACCAAAGTGATACCGAGTTGTTGTGCCGTATTTTCCAAGTTTGCCTTCATCTGAAAGAGTTGCATATCATCAATTATGAACGTCGCCAG gttttgggtggacctgttcCACAAGAGAACATAAGGGAGAATGATGAACCGTTATTGTTTTGGGATGATGACAAGATTGAAGGCAAAGTCTCAATTAATTTAAGGGCTTTGGAAGTGAGTATGTTTCGAGCTGATCGTTTGGAGATGGAGTTTGTAAGATATGTTATGTCATATGCCGACTTGGAATCGCTTGTGATACACTACGACAAATCATGTTCGATACAAGTAGTAGACGCAGCTAACCAAATTCTGCTATCCCATCCAAGAGCTTCTGGTACTGCTGCCATAAGCTTGAGATTGAACTATCTTGAGAATATGATAATCCAACCATCAAGATACAATTGTTAA